From the genome of Malus sylvestris chromosome 6, drMalSylv7.2, whole genome shotgun sequence, one region includes:
- the LOC126627497 gene encoding uncharacterized protein LOC126627497: MVVKLFKNVKFVERGDTLLLIADIWDKATWVVLYNGKSNNNEMFRILMHVFPSLLTSRVPSSTALLGKVAKPSLWHHRFAHPSNEILEAMLKVSSMSSSSDVITHTCSHCITGKMSRLAFSEKLDRVDIPFHKVHTDV, translated from the exons ATGGTGGTCAAGTTGTTCAagaatgtcaaatttgtggaaaGAGGGGACACATTGCTATTGATTGCAGATATATGG GACAAGGCAACATGGGTGGTTTTGTACAACGGAAAGAGTAACAACAATGAAATGTTTAGGATTCTTATGCATGTGTTTCCTTCTCTGCTTACTTCACGTGTACCTTCTTCTACTGCATTATTAGGCAAAGTTGCTAAGCCTTCTCTCTGGCATCATAGATTTGCGCACCCTTCAAATGAAATTTTGGAAGCAATGTTGAAAGTCTCTAGTATGTCAAGTTCTAGTGATGTAATTACTCACACTTGTTCTCATTGTATTACTGGAAAAATGAGTAGGCTAGCCTTTTCTGAAAAGTTAGATAGAGTTGATATACCATTTCATAAGGTTCATACTGATGTTTAG
- the LOC126627495 gene encoding uncharacterized protein LOC126627495, which yields MDLKGGRGKERVFGERNGESISGSSSRTDSKKVMVEDISGDEIEMNVSRCMSVVSSVEDISAHLKNFAGSVRSRESMDQFRGVERDRFYGFYASPTVGAQRGRMPTSAYPDEGPSTYKVDSFDGTSEVENLEQDRAELLRKLDELKEKLSRSYDVADKPREPVPTERSRTLPDPYGNLLTYTLSMQPYGVDEQMTRPPYFNHSHGPVTFTEHHNMVMRQKNFDPPQRHPWNAIPENEDPSQQQMKRRPPHHPLQYPRPPPNEKFMGQRMEFNANPHEKASHSPACSCSGCYNPNWVVPPQVPLDDFGNQRVPKAPINLNSNHHVNPVIFLPHDYNPRHASLPPLHTRWQSDFDSEPRTAMAINRRAQIFHPVAGGAPFITCFRCFEILKLPRKLENMNKNQSKLQCGSCSTVISLEIKNKKLFTSKGSKRQSFEFGQSSNEALKGSVLSPRGSPNEGDTKSPCDDLDHSDHTLPFIDTEDNLLTEDQKLDVDESEKRRGPTSIPSKEEEEEEISDCVIALLDMDESVKRQGLTSTSSVPSKEEEEISDCVIANTDVSGSAELPTKESFSPKRPGSPLWEQSDSSKHTVSRAEKGNDSDCKNQDKALFRKITSRQNSVKDSSVETNVDVSYNEYLNTNISQDSAKGRKEQDRPKIGKGAHSLLVGLIKKSFRDISKSNQAVEKTRPTVFINGQPIPDHVVRKAEKLAGPIRPGDYWYDFRAGFWGVMGQACLGIIPPFIEEFNYPIPTNCAAGNTGVYVNGRELHPRDLDLLARRGLPTTREKFYIVEMSGRVVDEDSGEDLKSLGKLAPTIEKAKLGFGMKVPRMAV from the exons ATGGATTTGAAGGGAGGTAGAGGAAAAGAGAGAGTTTTCGGAGAAAGAAATGGTGAGTCGATTAGTGGTAGTTCATCAAGAACAGACAGCAAAAAGGTTATGGTAGAAGATATTTCTGGAGATGAGATTGAAATGAACGTGAGTAGGTGTATGTCTGTAGTTTCAAGTGTAGAAGATATTTCTGCCCACTTAAAGAATTTTGCTGGGTCAGTGAGATCAAGGGAAAGTATGGACCAGTTTCGAGGTGTAGAAAGAGATCGGTTTTATGGGTTTTACGCGAGCCCTACGGTCGGGGCTCAGCGTGGAAGAATGCCAACTTCTGCTTATCCTGACGAGGGGCCTTCAACCTACAAGGTAGACTCTTTTGATGGTACGAGTGAAGTTGAAAATTTAGAGCAGGATCGAGCGGAGCTTCTAAGGAAGTTGGATGAGCTGAAGGAGAAACTGAGCAGATCATATGATGTGGCAGATAAACCAAGGGAACCGGTTCCTACGGAGAGGAGTAGAACGCTGCCTGATCCTTATGGTAACCTGTTAACTTATACTCTTTCGATGCAGCCTTACGGTGTGGATGAGCAGATGACAAGACCCCCTTACTTCAACCATAGCCATGGACCTGTAACTTTTACGGAGCATCATAATATGGTTATGCGGCAGAAGAACTTCGATCCTCCTCAAAGGCATCCATGGAATGCGATTCCAGAAAATGAGGATCCGTCTCAGCAACAAATGAAACGGAGGCCACCCCATCATCCACTCCAATACCCAAGACCACCACCTAACGAAAAATTTATGGGACAGCGCATGGAATTCAACGCAAATCCACATGAAAAAGCTTCTCACTCACCCGCTTGCTCTTGCTCAGGCTGCTACAACCCAAATTGGGTAGTTCCACCCCAAGTCCCTCTTGATGATTTTGGAAATCAAAGGGTTCCAAAAGCTCCaattaatttgaattccaaccACCATGTCAATCCTGTTATATTTCTGCCACATGATTATAATCCACGACATGCTAGTCTTCCTCCGTTGCACACAAGGTGGCAAAGCGACTTTGATTCAGAACCAAGAACCGCTATGGCAATCAATAGGCGTGCACAAATCTTCCATCCTGTAGCAGGTGGTGCCCCATTCATCACATGCTTTAGGTGCTTTGAAATACTGAAACTGCCGAGAAAACTTGAGAATATGAATAAGAATCAGTCAAAACTGCAGTGTGGTTCCTGTTCAACTGTTATCTCACTTGAAATCAAGAACAAAAAGCTCTTTACTTCTAAAGGTTCCAAGCGACAATCTTTTGAGTTTGGTCAAAGTTCTAATGAGGCATTAAAAGGCAGCGTTTTAAGTCCTCGTGGTAGTCCGAATGAAGGTGACACCAAATCCCCCTGTGATGATTTAGATCATTCTGATCATACCTTGCCATTCATTGACACCGAAGACAATTTACTGACAGAAGATCAGAAGCTGGACGTGGATGAATCTGAGAAGAGGCGAGGGCCTACTTCCATCCCttccaaggaggaggaggaggaggagatatCAGATTGTGTGATCGCTCTGCTGGACATGGATGAATCTGTGAAGAGGCAAGGTCTTACTTCGACATCTTCCGTCCCttccaaggaggaggaggagatatCAGATTGTGTGATCGCAAATACAGATGTTTCTGGCTCTGCTGAGTTGCCAACAAAAGAGTCCTTTTCTCCAAAGCGTCCAGGTTCGCCTCTTTGGGAGCAGTCTGATAGTTCTAAACATACAGTAAGCAGAGCCGAGAAGGGAAATGACAGTGACTGCAAGAACCAAGACAAGGCACTCTTTAGAAAGATCACTTCTCGACAGAATTCTGTGAAAGATAGTTCAGTGGAAACCAATGTAGATGTTTCTTACAATGAATATCTCAATACCAACATTTCTCAAGACTCTGCAAAGGGAAGAAAAGAACAAGATCGCCCCAAAATCGGCAAGGGTGCACATTCCTTATTGGTGGGTCTCATAAAAAAGAGCTTTAGAGATATCTCAAAATCTAACCAAGCTGTGGAGAAAACAAGGCCTACTGTTTTTATTAACGGGCAACCTATTCCGGATCATGTTGTTAGGAAAGCTGAAAAGCTCGCTGGCCCGATTCGACCTGGAGATTATTG GTATGATTTCAGAGCCGGATTCTGGGGTGTGATGGGCCAAGCTTGCCTCGGCATAATTCCT CCTTTTATTGAAGAATTCAATTACCCCATTCCAACAAATTGTGCTGCTGGCAATACCGGTGTCTATGTAAACGGGAGAGAGCTACATCCGAGAGATTTGGACCTGCTTGCAAGGAGAGGACTACCAACTACAAGAGAGAAATTTTATATCGTCGAAATGTCTGGGAGAGTGGTGGATGAGGACTCAGGGGAAGATTTAAAAAGCCTTGGCAAACTTGCCCCCAC AATTGAGAAGGCAAAGCTTGGATTTGGCATGAAGGTCCCCAGAATGGCTGTGTGA